The following are encoded together in the Capsulimonas corticalis genome:
- a CDS encoding GNAT family N-acetyltransferase: protein MDDEVLHSPALLAKSHEIAGFDCGKSPLNDFLRKYALQNQASGGARTYVIARGKRVIGYYSLAPASVAPEAAPDRVTKGQGRYPVPVILMARFAVDQNEQGKGLGKALLRDALRRALYGAEAIGGRAFLVHAKDEEARTFYQKFGMEASPTNSLHLFLLFKDIRQSIEAEA from the coding sequence ATGGATGATGAAGTATTGCATTCACCGGCGTTGCTTGCCAAGAGCCATGAGATCGCCGGCTTTGATTGCGGCAAATCTCCCCTGAATGATTTTCTGAGAAAGTATGCTCTTCAAAACCAGGCCAGCGGAGGAGCGAGAACCTATGTTATAGCGCGAGGCAAACGCGTAATCGGCTATTACAGCCTTGCTCCGGCTTCCGTGGCGCCAGAAGCGGCGCCCGATCGCGTCACCAAAGGTCAGGGGCGTTACCCCGTGCCGGTCATTCTTATGGCCCGCTTTGCCGTAGATCAGAACGAGCAAGGCAAGGGACTTGGCAAGGCTTTGCTTCGGGATGCCCTTCGTCGCGCCTTGTACGGGGCAGAAGCCATAGGAGGGCGGGCGTTTTTGGTTCATGCGAAAGACGAAGAGGCCAGGACTTTCTATCAAAAGTTTGGGATGGAGGCGTCACCGACCAACTCACTGCACTTGTTTCTGCTGTTCAAGGATATCCGCCAATCTATAGAAGCGGAAGCCTGA
- a CDS encoding DUF1778 domain-containing protein: protein MKNHTPTTQRESRLSIRASEPDKTLLAQAARARSMNMSQFVLEASLDAARAIIADQTEFHLPPEQWEAFCQRLEEAPKNIPALRQLFSEADPFHG, encoded by the coding sequence ATGAAAAACCATACCCCAACTACCCAGCGGGAAAGTCGGCTTTCTATTCGCGCATCTGAGCCAGATAAAACGCTATTGGCGCAGGCTGCTCGCGCCCGCAGTATGAACATGAGCCAATTTGTGCTGGAGGCGTCCCTGGACGCCGCCCGCGCCATCATCGCCGATCAAACAGAATTTCATCTTCCGCCCGAACAATGGGAAGCTTTTTGCCAGCGACTAGAGGAAGCGCCAAAAAACATTCCGGCGCTTCGCCAATTGTTCAGCGAGGCAGATCCTTTTCATGGATGA
- a CDS encoding PEP-CTERM sorting domain-containing protein: MKTSVNDARARLARSGGSLCILTCLVLGSASVARGAAFVTNDSTFTKSGKDVIATFSIEDITGGVDSYGNLPATFCACLMQKNLIFADTDLGCYQLTLNQSDVTQTAGQFGGFGYLSLPITHKFAGAASGKNFYIKITPGPCPAPEPSTMAAFAIGSLVLMGLRMRYRSA; encoded by the coding sequence GTGAAAACATCCGTCAATGACGCACGCGCTCGCTTAGCAAGATCCGGCGGGTCTCTCTGTATTCTTACATGCCTGGTGCTGGGCTCCGCCTCCGTCGCGCGCGGCGCGGCTTTTGTCACCAACGACAGCACATTTACGAAATCCGGCAAAGATGTCATCGCCACATTTAGCATTGAAGACATCACCGGCGGCGTGGACAGCTACGGCAATCTGCCGGCGACCTTCTGCGCGTGTCTAATGCAGAAGAACCTGATCTTCGCCGACACGGACCTGGGCTGTTACCAATTGACGCTCAACCAGAGTGACGTCACCCAAACGGCCGGCCAGTTTGGCGGCTTCGGCTATCTGTCTCTTCCCATCACGCACAAGTTCGCGGGCGCGGCGTCCGGGAAGAACTTCTACATCAAGATCACCCCAGGCCCCTGTCCCGCTCCTGAACCGTCCACGATGGCGGCGTTCGCCATCGGCAGCCTGGTGCTGATGGGGCTCCGAATGCGCTACCGCTCCGCATAA
- a CDS encoding AraC family transcriptional regulator — MTDRKALYPLKSLDWLPPIATLPVPMDELARHHSTHKSTFETLWNTTFHVLENGPLLPRSIDVTMQIARDARYRNDCIYSPGDEVRYFCYTLSGRGVYEDNTGAYPVPAGTGFLVEKDNPYASYYYPPDATEPWQYLGFDFHGLAAHAMTRALIHNYGSVYKLSPETPIIKRLLAYEADGYRVTNIHVSDAAQLVIELMLALMAAARTTEDTDPAIELVRRAVTMLSGDEEIPIQNVARELGVSREHLSRCFQRRLGVSPRQFCFEQRIRRACFLLKNTDTPIKTIAAQLGYSDYANFMHAFRQVMQMTPSDFRLHGSLPLSQQFTKESGNIVETQA; from the coding sequence ATGACCGATCGTAAAGCCCTGTATCCCCTGAAGAGCCTCGATTGGCTGCCGCCGATCGCCACGCTTCCGGTGCCGATGGATGAGCTGGCGCGCCACCACTCCACGCATAAAAGCACCTTTGAAACGCTTTGGAATACGACATTCCATGTGCTGGAAAACGGGCCGCTGCTGCCGCGTTCGATCGATGTGACGATGCAGATCGCGCGCGACGCCCGATATCGCAACGACTGTATCTACAGCCCGGGCGACGAAGTTCGGTATTTCTGTTATACGCTGTCCGGGAGGGGGGTGTATGAGGACAATACCGGCGCCTATCCCGTGCCGGCGGGGACGGGGTTTCTGGTGGAGAAAGATAACCCGTACGCCAGTTACTACTATCCACCAGACGCGACCGAGCCCTGGCAATATTTAGGCTTTGACTTTCATGGCCTGGCCGCGCACGCGATGACGCGTGCGCTGATCCATAACTATGGCTCGGTCTATAAGCTGTCTCCCGAGACCCCCATCATCAAGCGTCTGCTCGCGTATGAGGCGGACGGCTACCGGGTGACGAATATCCATGTCTCGGACGCCGCCCAGCTGGTGATCGAGCTGATGCTGGCGCTGATGGCGGCGGCGCGGACGACGGAAGACACCGATCCCGCGATTGAACTGGTGCGCCGCGCCGTCACGATGCTGAGCGGCGACGAGGAGATCCCGATCCAGAACGTCGCGCGCGAGCTCGGCGTCAGCCGCGAACACCTCTCGCGCTGCTTCCAGCGCCGCCTTGGCGTGTCGCCCCGCCAGTTTTGTTTTGAACAGCGCATCCGCCGCGCCTGTTTCCTGCTCAAGAACACGGATACGCCCATCAAAACCATCGCCGCGCAGCTCGGCTACTCCGACTACGCCAACTTCATGCACGCCTTCCGACAGGTGATGCAAATGACGCCCAGCGATTTTCGGCTGCACGGCTCCCTGCCGCTCTCGCAGCAGTTCACAAAAGAAAGTGGAAATATTGTGGAAACACAGGCGTAA
- a CDS encoding RICIN domain-containing protein: MKRTRLKTVTRTASALLVSLLIGKTGAAQIRVACVGDSITWGQGASNSATTSYVALLQQMLGSGYAVTNYGNPGKAMISNPNLDIAYVKTAEYTNSTNANPNIVIIQLGTNDALDNVWTQLGNEYAADAQALINHYAALPAHPKIYICLPPAIYGVGNLRAVHLENGVIPALRTLTGANLIDNYTPTRNVPEDFVDGVHPSDAGHAILANDVYRAMTNAAPIPPSFVAVGPDNQTRVLKATDTNGSISLQTIATDGVTVISTNNYGPFPGWRVTAMCVGPDNCPHILWTNVNQTVNLWKLSSTGANPAISQTFSPITSFLPRDISVGADNLPHVLWDDTNNSEFLWRLSATDTNPVTSAVSAAPAGYADKAVAVGADNLPHILWGSYDGRMQLWRTNSDGSSPAAGPAYGPFASFVASDMGIGPNNQPQVLWKHSAGFATLWSLQSDGSNPVNYQTYTPAAPWRQAGLDVGGDNQPRVLTNNNDGSATLKKFTAAFTPPLAAGTYRIMGRQSGRALDAAGQNTGNGTHIDLWDDNAGANQRWTVTPVTGGAYKIVGLQSGRPLDVAGQATVNGTGIDLWDDNGGLNQLWTISPTDGGNFAIVGVQSGRALDAHGQGAVNGTPIDIWDWDSGFNQQWSFGTP; encoded by the coding sequence ATGAAAAGAACACGACTCAAAACCGTCACACGAACGGCTTCCGCGCTACTGGTCAGCCTGCTGATCGGCAAGACCGGCGCGGCGCAGATCCGCGTGGCGTGTGTCGGCGACAGCATCACCTGGGGCCAGGGCGCTTCCAACAGCGCGACGACCAGTTATGTGGCGCTGCTCCAGCAGATGCTTGGCTCGGGATACGCCGTCACCAATTACGGCAACCCGGGAAAGGCGATGATCTCGAACCCGAACCTGGACATCGCCTATGTGAAGACGGCCGAGTATACGAACAGCACCAACGCCAACCCGAATATCGTCATCATCCAGCTCGGGACAAACGACGCGCTGGACAATGTCTGGACACAGCTCGGGAACGAGTACGCGGCGGACGCGCAGGCGCTGATCAACCACTACGCGGCCCTGCCCGCGCATCCCAAGATCTATATCTGCCTGCCCCCCGCGATCTACGGCGTCGGCAACTTACGCGCCGTCCACCTGGAAAACGGCGTCATCCCCGCCCTGCGCACCCTGACGGGCGCGAACTTGATCGATAACTACACGCCGACCCGAAACGTCCCCGAGGACTTTGTCGACGGCGTTCACCCCAGCGACGCCGGGCATGCCATCCTCGCCAACGACGTGTATCGGGCCATGACCAACGCGGCGCCCATTCCGCCAAGCTTCGTGGCCGTAGGCCCGGACAATCAAACACGCGTATTGAAGGCCACCGACACCAATGGCTCGATCTCGCTCCAGACGATCGCGACGGACGGCGTGACGGTCATCAGCACAAACAACTACGGTCCCTTTCCCGGCTGGCGTGTGACCGCGATGTGCGTCGGGCCGGACAACTGCCCGCACATCCTGTGGACAAACGTCAATCAAACCGTCAATCTCTGGAAGCTGAGTTCGACGGGAGCGAATCCCGCGATCAGCCAGACCTTCAGCCCAATTACCTCGTTCCTGCCGCGCGACATCAGCGTCGGCGCGGACAATCTCCCGCATGTGCTCTGGGACGACACCAACAACTCCGAGTTCCTCTGGCGTCTCTCCGCCACGGACACGAACCCGGTGACCAGCGCCGTCTCGGCCGCGCCTGCCGGATACGCGGACAAGGCCGTCGCCGTCGGCGCGGACAATCTGCCGCATATCCTCTGGGGCAGTTACGACGGCCGCATGCAGCTCTGGCGCACGAATTCGGACGGAAGCAGCCCCGCTGCCGGCCCCGCTTACGGCCCATTCGCCAGCTTTGTCGCCTCCGATATGGGTATCGGCCCCAACAATCAGCCGCAGGTGCTCTGGAAGCACAGCGCCGGGTTCGCCACCCTCTGGTCGCTTCAGTCCGACGGCTCCAACCCCGTCAACTATCAGACCTACACGCCCGCCGCGCCCTGGCGTCAGGCCGGCCTCGATGTCGGCGGCGACAACCAGCCACGCGTTCTCACCAACAATAACGATGGAAGCGCGACGCTGAAGAAATTCACCGCCGCCTTTACCCCTCCCCTCGCCGCCGGAACCTATCGCATCATGGGACGGCAAAGCGGACGCGCCCTGGACGCCGCCGGCCAGAACACCGGCAACGGAACCCACATCGATCTCTGGGATGATAACGCGGGCGCCAACCAGCGCTGGACCGTCACGCCCGTAACCGGCGGCGCTTACAAAATCGTCGGCCTGCAAAGCGGACGCCCGCTGGACGTCGCCGGCCAAGCCACGGTCAACGGAACAGGCATCGATCTATGGGATGACAACGGCGGCCTCAACCAGCTCTGGACGATCTCGCCCACGGACGGCGGCAACTTCGCGATCGTCGGCGTCCAAAGCGGACGCGCTCTCGACGCCCACGGCCAGGGCGCGGTCAACGGAACGCCGATCGATATCTGGGACTGGGACAGCGGCTTCAATCAGCAATGGAGCTTTGGGACGCCTTAG
- a CDS encoding RICIN domain-containing protein, with amino-acid sequence MKTQLKDAVRVGKMMVCLALAGAAGMGGAHAGSPVGDVVGKVTVGYQGWFSSAGDGSPSNSWNHTNYELWPDVREYTTTYQTPYANLGNGQPAKMFSSYDQSTVNVHFNWMAQNGIDTAALQRFVNEITPGSTLKAQRDGEATRVMNAAQAAGRKFYIMYDTSGGTAGMETDWTNTIVNTLHLTSSSAYAKQNGKPVVCIWGVGYKFFPNPTDGAAIINWFKAQGCYVIAGVAGDWRTGSGGANDNTQAGYGAVWPLCDMIMPWQVGGGPDQPWMTADYSYCNSHNIDYQSDVYPGFSFHNSNGSTQNAIPRNHGDFMWSQFALVKQVGVPSVYISMFDEMNEGTAIFKCAEDSSMIPTNQWFLTLDADGKHVSSDYYLRLTNNGGKMIKGALPYQAINSTPFTVNSSVSAGTYRIIGRQSGRALDVAAQGAANGSAIDLWDYNAGGNQQWVITPVSGGYKIIGAQSGRALDAAGQGTANGTAINLWDYNGGGNQVWTISPTDSGYFKIIGAQSGRALDAHAQLTANGTAIDLWDWDGGLNQQWSIGAP; translated from the coding sequence ATGAAAACACAACTCAAAGATGCGGTGCGGGTCGGCAAGATGATGGTATGCCTCGCGCTCGCGGGGGCCGCCGGAATGGGCGGCGCGCACGCGGGCAGTCCTGTCGGCGATGTCGTCGGCAAGGTGACGGTTGGATACCAAGGATGGTTCTCATCGGCGGGTGACGGTTCGCCGTCGAACAGCTGGAACCATACGAATTATGAACTCTGGCCCGATGTTCGGGAGTACACGACGACCTATCAAACGCCCTACGCCAATCTCGGCAACGGCCAGCCGGCGAAGATGTTCTCGTCGTACGACCAGTCGACGGTCAACGTCCACTTCAACTGGATGGCGCAGAACGGGATCGACACGGCGGCGCTCCAGCGCTTCGTCAATGAGATCACTCCCGGCAGTACACTCAAGGCGCAGCGGGATGGGGAAGCGACTCGGGTGATGAACGCCGCCCAGGCGGCGGGCCGCAAGTTCTACATCATGTACGACACCTCCGGCGGCACGGCGGGCATGGAGACCGACTGGACCAACACGATCGTCAACACCCTGCATCTGACGTCGTCCTCGGCGTACGCCAAACAGAACGGCAAGCCCGTCGTCTGCATTTGGGGCGTGGGTTACAAGTTCTTCCCCAACCCCACGGACGGCGCGGCGATTATCAACTGGTTCAAGGCGCAGGGCTGCTACGTGATCGCCGGAGTCGCCGGCGACTGGCGCACCGGCAGCGGAGGCGCCAACGACAACACGCAGGCCGGCTACGGCGCCGTGTGGCCCCTGTGCGATATGATCATGCCCTGGCAGGTCGGCGGGGGGCCGGATCAGCCCTGGATGACGGCCGATTACTCCTACTGCAATTCGCATAACATCGACTACCAATCGGACGTCTACCCCGGCTTTTCGTTCCATAACTCCAACGGTTCGACGCAAAACGCGATCCCAAGAAACCATGGCGACTTCATGTGGTCGCAGTTCGCGCTCGTCAAGCAGGTCGGCGTCCCAAGCGTCTACATCTCGATGTTCGATGAGATGAACGAAGGCACGGCCATCTTCAAATGCGCGGAAGACTCGTCCATGATCCCCACCAACCAGTGGTTCCTGACGCTGGACGCCGACGGCAAGCATGTCTCCTCGGATTACTACCTGCGCCTCACGAATAACGGCGGCAAGATGATCAAGGGAGCGCTTCCGTACCAGGCGATCAACTCGACCCCATTCACGGTGAACTCCTCCGTAAGCGCCGGGACGTACCGGATCATCGGGCGACAAAGCGGGCGGGCGCTCGATGTCGCGGCTCAAGGCGCGGCCAACGGCTCGGCGATCGATCTGTGGGATTACAACGCCGGCGGCAACCAGCAATGGGTGATCACGCCGGTCAGCGGCGGTTATAAGATTATCGGCGCACAGAGCGGCCGCGCGCTCGACGCCGCCGGGCAAGGGACCGCGAATGGAACCGCGATCAACCTCTGGGATTATAACGGCGGCGGCAACCAGGTCTGGACCATCTCCCCCACCGACAGCGGCTACTTCAAAATCATCGGCGCACAAAGCGGCCGCGCGCTCGACGCCCACGCCCAGCTCACCGCCAACGGCACCGCCATCGACCTCTGGGACTGGGACGGCGGCCTGAATCAGCAATGGAGCATCGGGGCGCCGTAG
- a CDS encoding coagulation factor 5/8 type domain-containing protein, with the protein MKTFTQLLCLPMVAGALAGAANSAHGAVGATTPFSSYEAEAGTVGGGASVVSLTSAPTTQYSSPTLEASGHAYVQLTGNGQYVQWTNNTGGNITAINVRACIPDSSGGGGITATLDLYVNGTFRQAINLSSKQTWLYEGNNNYQGNDQNPADGNPRVFYDDAHTFISGAAIPAGATIKLQKDSTNTAAFYDIDVVDVENPPAAIAQPANSLSITSYGATANNSGVDNSTAIQNCINDAQSQGKSVWIPSGTFYVKTQGGINANGVTIQGAGMWYSTIYRNMNLPNANPLGAIFNVTSCTVRNFALDSNAPSRATVDGCGGGMDTTGTNWLAENIWTQHTMSGFWASGTGGTVRNCRLTSIWADGCNLNNVALTGTVGNNLTATNNFIRGTGDDGMAINSVNYNGSTNYTPMSGATMTNNTIVAIWGGKCLGIYGGGGHQVMYNYMSDTARYIGLGVGKFGVNGSDLTSGTVMFNTVVRCGGNGFNQGQPALHIGNGGDGQGVGVVSGVTVSNNTVQNALYNGVGFSTSSNITFESNTITAPALDGIVIAPPFYPAPSGSASIRFNTVNALNSGHTQFVNNSSGYTATVVQNTWQGTHKLVPGTNVSFQAVGANSKYVTAPSATSPLIASASTVGSGQTFTVIDAGNGNIGLKALANSEYVCADNSGTSPLIANRTAVGPWETFTEVDAGNGNIALRALNDSEYVCADNAGANPLIANRAAFGGWETFAVATH; encoded by the coding sequence ATGAAGACATTCACTCAGCTTCTATGCCTCCCCATGGTCGCCGGCGCGCTTGCCGGCGCGGCGAATTCGGCGCACGGGGCCGTCGGCGCGACGACGCCTTTTTCGAGTTACGAAGCTGAGGCGGGGACGGTCGGCGGCGGCGCTTCCGTGGTCTCGCTGACGTCCGCGCCGACGACGCAGTATTCGAGCCCGACGCTGGAGGCGTCCGGACACGCTTACGTTCAGCTGACGGGCAACGGGCAGTATGTGCAGTGGACGAACAATACCGGCGGGAATATCACGGCGATCAATGTGCGGGCGTGTATCCCCGATTCCTCCGGCGGCGGCGGGATTACGGCCACGCTGGACCTTTATGTGAACGGGACGTTTCGACAGGCGATCAATCTGAGCTCGAAGCAGACGTGGCTTTACGAAGGCAATAACAACTATCAGGGCAACGATCAGAATCCGGCGGACGGCAACCCGCGCGTGTTCTACGACGACGCGCATACGTTCATCTCGGGAGCCGCGATCCCGGCGGGCGCGACGATCAAGCTCCAGAAGGATTCGACGAACACCGCCGCCTTCTACGATATCGATGTCGTCGATGTGGAGAATCCGCCGGCGGCGATCGCACAGCCGGCCAACTCGCTCAGCATCACCAGCTATGGCGCGACGGCGAATAACAGCGGCGTGGATAACTCCACGGCGATCCAGAACTGTATCAATGACGCGCAGTCGCAGGGCAAAAGCGTATGGATCCCCTCGGGTACGTTCTATGTGAAGACACAGGGCGGCATCAACGCGAACGGCGTCACCATCCAGGGCGCGGGCATGTGGTACAGCACGATCTACCGCAATATGAACCTCCCCAACGCCAACCCGCTGGGAGCGATCTTCAACGTCACATCCTGCACGGTTCGTAACTTCGCGCTCGATTCCAACGCGCCCAGCCGCGCCACCGTCGATGGCTGTGGCGGCGGCATGGACACCACGGGAACGAACTGGCTGGCGGAAAATATCTGGACCCAGCACACGATGTCCGGCTTCTGGGCGTCGGGGACTGGCGGCACGGTGCGCAACTGCCGGCTAACAAGCATCTGGGCCGACGGCTGCAACCTCAACAATGTCGCGCTGACGGGAACGGTCGGCAACAACCTGACCGCGACGAATAACTTCATTCGTGGAACCGGCGACGACGGCATGGCGATCAACTCCGTCAACTACAACGGCAGCACCAACTACACCCCGATGTCGGGCGCGACCATGACCAACAACACCATTGTCGCAATCTGGGGCGGCAAGTGCCTGGGGATCTACGGCGGCGGCGGGCATCAGGTGATGTATAACTACATGAGCGACACCGCGCGCTACATCGGCCTAGGCGTCGGCAAGTTCGGCGTGAACGGCTCGGACCTTACCTCCGGAACCGTCATGTTCAACACCGTCGTGCGCTGCGGCGGCAACGGCTTCAACCAGGGACAGCCGGCGCTGCACATCGGCAACGGCGGAGACGGACAGGGTGTCGGCGTTGTCTCCGGCGTCACGGTCAGCAACAACACGGTGCAGAACGCGCTGTACAACGGCGTCGGCTTCTCCACCAGCTCGAACATCACCTTCGAGAGCAACACCATCACCGCGCCGGCGCTGGACGGCATCGTCATCGCGCCGCCGTTCTACCCGGCCCCGTCGGGTTCGGCGTCGATCCGCTTCAACACGGTGAACGCCTTGAATTCGGGCCACACACAGTTCGTCAATAACTCCAGCGGGTACACGGCCACGGTCGTTCAGAACACCTGGCAGGGAACCCACAAGCTGGTTCCCGGGACGAACGTTTCTTTTCAGGCGGTCGGCGCCAACAGCAAGTACGTCACGGCTCCCAGCGCCACCAGCCCGCTGATCGCCAGCGCGTCCACCGTGGGAAGCGGACAAACGTTCACGGTCATCGACGCCGGTAACGGCAACATCGGCCTCAAGGCGCTTGCGAACAGCGAATATGTCTGCGCCGACAATTCGGGAACCAGCCCCCTCATCGCCAACCGCACGGCGGTCGGCCCCTGGGAAACGTTCACGGAGGTCGACGCCGGCAATGGCAACATCGCCCTGCGAGCCCTGAACGACAGCGAATACGTCTGCGCCGACAACGCCGGCGCCAACCCGCTGATCGCCAACCGCGCCGCCTTCGGCGGCTGGGAAACGTTCGCGGTGGCGACGCACTAG
- a CDS encoding DUF1559 domain-containing protein yields the protein MKRQHGFTLIELLVVIAIIAILAAILFPVFAKAREKARQISCASNMKQLGLSVLQYVQDNDETFMASDNGAGGHGWASRVMPYIKSVGMMKCPDDPTTSPDARVPISYGYNSNLSSLLTPASGTVASLNAPASTVMYFEVIGVVGDVTDPVTSGNDYSVSGNGGDGGGGYIPNPWALYDTGPIGGRPYDSLYDKSRTGRHTDGANYLFSDGHVKFQRPTAVSSGGTPGGNNAGSIPAGTTAASCLQDGCLYNWGGGTGGNASGTDALTSGNQHFSATFSPI from the coding sequence ATGAAACGCCAGCATGGATTTACACTGATCGAGCTACTCGTCGTCATCGCAATCATTGCGATTCTCGCCGCAATTCTCTTCCCGGTCTTCGCCAAAGCGCGGGAAAAGGCCCGTCAGATCAGTTGCGCTAGTAATATGAAGCAGCTGGGCCTGTCCGTCTTGCAATACGTGCAGGACAACGACGAGACGTTTATGGCGTCCGACAACGGCGCGGGCGGGCACGGCTGGGCGAGCCGCGTGATGCCGTATATCAAGAGCGTCGGCATGATGAAGTGTCCGGACGACCCGACGACATCGCCGGACGCCCGCGTGCCGATCAGCTACGGCTACAACTCCAACCTCAGCTCGCTGCTGACACCGGCCTCCGGCACGGTCGCCTCGTTGAATGCTCCGGCGTCCACCGTCATGTATTTCGAAGTGATCGGCGTGGTCGGCGATGTCACCGATCCCGTCACCTCCGGCAACGACTACTCGGTCTCCGGGAACGGCGGCGATGGCGGCGGCGGCTACATCCCCAACCCGTGGGCGCTCTACGACACCGGTCCGATCGGCGGACGCCCCTACGATTCGCTCTACGATAAGAGCCGCACGGGCCGCCACACCGACGGCGCGAATTACCTATTCTCCGACGGCCACGTCAAATTTCAGCGCCCCACCGCCGTCTCCTCCGGCGGAACGCCCGGCGGCAACAACGCGGGCTCCATTCCCGCCGGAACCACCGCCGCAAGCTGCCTTCAGGACGGCTGCCTCTACAACTGGGGCGGCGGCACGGGCGGCAACGCCTCCGGAACCGATGCGCTGACCAGCGGAAATCAGCACTTCTCGGCGACGTTTAGCCCGATCTAA